From a single Phalacrocorax aristotelis chromosome 1, bGulAri2.1, whole genome shotgun sequence genomic region:
- the SLC26A3 gene encoding chloride anion exchanger yields the protein MVEPVGNQYVVARSVYSEKLFNEEHEKLHRYHKTFWDHVKLYFRCSPQRVKNIALGLFPVISWLPAYRFREWILSDIVSGINTGLVAVLQGLAFALLVNVPPAYGLYAAFFPVLVYFVFGTSRHISVGPFPVLSLMVGGAVVRLVPDDSAGNGTSTNISAINEERVMVAASVTFLSGIFQLLLGIVQFGFIVIYLSQSLISGFTTAAAIHVVVSQLKFMLQLPVPGFNKPFGIIYTLESVFSQITKTNIADLITSLLVLLIVFVVKEMNDRYKAKLPAPIPIELLVTVLAALMSYFINFEEKFNVAVVGKLEEGFQAPVAPDVGVLQKCIGDSISIAIVGFAVAFSVAKVYSIKYDYPVDGNQELIAFGLGNIVGGSFKGFASSTALSRSGVQESTGGKTQIAGIISAGIVLIVILAIGFLLAPLQKSVLASLALGNLKGMLMQFKEVGILWRKDKYDCVIWMVTFLAAVFLGLDIGLATAVAFQLLTVVIRSQIPSCTVLANVGRSNIYRNRKDYTDIYEPEGVKIFRCSSPIFFANIEFFREKLITAVGFNPLRVLRKRNKALRKIRKKLKKGELQVTPKGLICMVNNPHESDEELDNDRIEELDQPTNMTDLPIQINWNSDLPPGITVPRVDIHSIILDFSAVSFLDFSAMRILQKTLKEFVRIDIDIYIAGAHEGFLDKLERCAFFDEEIKPSMFFLTIHDAVLHILLKKDIASTPKLKLAEEKCSSNNYIINPSNGLRSWECTIPTETKF from the exons ATGGTAGAACCTGTGGGCAACCAGTATGTTGTAGCCAGATCTGTATACTCAGAGAAATTGTTCAATGAAGAGCATGAGAAATTGCACAGATACCATAAAACCTTTTGGGATCATGTGAAACTATATTTTCG CTGCTCCCCACAAAGGGTAAAAAATATTGCCTTGGGTTTGTTTCCTGTCATCTCATGGCTGCCAGCATACCGCTTCAGGGAGTGGATCCTCAGCGACATCGTCTCTGGCATCAACACGGGGCTTGTGGCTGTCCTGCAAG GTCTTGCCTTTGCATTGCTGGTGAATGTTCCCCCTGCTTATGGACTCTATGCAGCATTTTTCCCTGTTCTGGTCTATTTTGTCTTTGGCACATCTAGACATATCTCAGTGG GTCCCTTTCCTGTCCTGAGCTTGATGGTGGGAGGGGCCGTCGTCAGGCTGGTCCCCGATGACAGTGCTGGAAATGGTACTTCCACGAATATCTCAGCAATAAACGAAGAGAGGGTCATGGTAGCTGCATCTGTAACCTTTCTTTCTGGGATTTTTCAG ttgcTTCTGGGAATTGTCCAGTTTGGATTCATCGTTATTTATCTATCACAATCATTAATCAGCGGTTTCACGACAGCTGCGGCTATCCATGTTGTGGTATCTCAGCTGAAATTCATGCttcagctgcctgtccctggcTTTAATAAACCGTTTGGCATCATCTAT ACTCTGGAGAGCGTTTTCAGCCAGATCACTAAAACAAACATCGCTGACCTTATCACATCCCTTCTTGTCTTGCTTATTGTGTTCGTGGTGAAAGAAATGAACGATCGATATAAAGCAAAGTTACCAGCTCCCATCCCGATTGAACTCCTTGTG ACAGTATTAGCAGCACTGATGTCCTATTTCATTAACTTTGAAGAAAAGTTTAATGTAGCTGTTGTTGGAAAACTAGAGGAAGG atttCAAGCGCCTGTTGCACCTGATGTAGGTGTCCTCCAAAAGTGTATTGGCGACAGCATTTCCATTGCAATTGTTGGGTTTGCAGTAGCCTTCTCCGTGGCTAAAGTGTATTCCATCAAGTATGACTACCCAGTAGATGGCAACCAG gaacTAATTGCTTTTGGGCTGGGTAATATAGTTGGTGGATCATTCAAAGGATTTGCCTCCAGCACTGCTCTGTCAAGATCAGGTGTGCAGGAGAGCACAGGAGGCAAAACACAG ATTGCTGGCATTATCTCAGCTGGCATTGTCTTGATCGTGATCTTGGCCATTGGGTTTCTCCTGGCACCGTTACAGAAG TCTGTCCTAGCATCTTTGGCTCTTGGCAACTTGAAAGGAATGCTCATGCAGTTCAAGGAAGTAGGCATCCTATGGAGAAAGGACAAGTATGACTGT GTTATATGGATGGTGACTTTCTTAGCTGCCGTTTTTCTTGGCCTGGATATTGGGCTAGCAACCGCTGTGGCATTCCAGCTGCTGACTGTGGTGATCCGCTCCCAGAT TCCAAGCTGCACTGTTTTGGCTAATGTTGGGAGAAGCAACATCTACAGAAACAGGAAGGATTACACTGAC ATCTATGAGCCAGAGGGAGTAAAGATTTTCAGATGCTCATCTCCTATCTTCTTCGCTAATATTGAATTCTTCAGAGAGAAACTCATCACTGCT GTTGGCTTCAACCCACTGAGAGTCCTGAGGAAACGCAATAAAGCTCTAAGGAAGATcagaaagaagctgaagaaaggaGAGCTGCAAGTGACACCT AAAGGATTGATTTGCATGGTTAACAATCCACATGAGTCAGATGAAGAATTAGACAACGACAGGATAGAGGAGCTGGACCAGCCCACCAACATGACAGACTTGCCTATTCAGATCAACTGGAATTCTGACCTCCCCCCTGGCATCACTGTACCCAGGGTTGACATCCATAGCATTATTCTGGATTTCTCAGCAGTGTCCTTCCTTGATTTTTCTGCCATGAGAATCCTCCAAAAG ACTTTAAAAGAATTTGTCCGGATCGACATTGACATTTACATTGCAGGGGCACATG AGGGCTTCCTGGACAAACTGGAGAGGTGTGCATTTTTTGACGAGGAGATCAAGCCATCCATGTTTTTCCTCACCATTCACGATGCAGTTTTACACATTTTGCTGAAGAAGGACATAGCCAGCACCCCCAAATTAAAGCTCGCTGAG GAGAAGTGTAGCAGCAACAACTACATCATCAACCCCAGCAACGGACTGCGCAGCTGGGAGTGCACG attccaacagaaacaaaattttag
- the CBLL1 gene encoding E3 ubiquitin-protein ligase Hakai isoform X2: MPAPPVPLPAAPFRSHSAPRRIMDHNDNDLQGTNSSGSLGGLDVRRRIPIKLISKQTNKTKPAPRTPRNMNRMPSKTQAGDEEFDYNEEERYECKGGEMFGNQRRFPGPIFWDYKINLLGEKDDTPVHFCDKCGLPIKMYGRMIPCKHVFCYDCAILHEKKGDKMCPGCNEPVQRIEQCVRGSLFMCSIVQGCKRTYLSQRDLQAHINHRHMRAGKPVTRPPIEPVHPPIAPPPAEIPERFIMPPEKHHMSHIPPKQHIMMPPPPLQHVPHEHYNQPHEDIRAPPAEMSMAPPPPRPVSQDTFRISTRKHSNLITVPIQDDSNSGAREPPPPAPAPAHHHPEYQGQPVVSHPHHIMPPQQHYAPPPPPPPPISHPLQHPPQAAGTPHMVYSQAPPPPMTSAPPPITPPPGHIIAQMPPYMNHPPPGPPPPQHGGPPVNVNAPPPHHYNPNSLPQFSEDQGTLSPPFTQPGGMSPGIWPAPRGPPPPPRMQGPPAQAPLPGPHHPDQARYRPYYQ, encoded by the exons ATGCCCGCCCCGCCCGTTCCGCTTCCGGCCGCGCCCTTCCGctcccacagcgccccgcgccGAATCATGGACCACAATG aCAATGATTTGCAAGGAACAAATAGTTCAGGATCATTGGGTGGTCTTGATGTTCGTAGAAGAATCCCTATAAAGCTTATCTCAAAACAGACCAATAAAACCAAACCTGCGCCTCGAACTCCAAGAAATATGAACAGAATGCCTTCAAAGACACAAGCTGGTGATGAAG AATTTGATTATAATGAAGAGGAGCGATATGAATGCAAAGGAGGTGAAATGTTTGGCAATCAAAGGAGATTCCCTGGACCCATCTTTTGGGACTACAAG ATAAACTTGCTGGGGGAAAAGGATGATACACCGGTCCACTTCTGTGATAAGTGTGGATTGCCCATCAAAATGTATGGACGCATG ATACCTTGCAAGCATGTTTTCTGCTATGACTGTGCTATACTACATGAGAAAAAGGGAGACAAGATGTGTCCTGG CTGTAATGAACCTGTGCAGCGAATCGAGCAGTGTGTCCGAGGGTCTCTCTTCATGTGTAGCATTGTTCAAGGGTGCAAGAGAACTTACCTGTCACAGAGGGACTTACAAGCTCACATCAACCACCGTCATATGAGAGCTGGAAAGCCAGTGACTCGTCCTCCGATTGAACCTGTACATCCTCCAATTGCCCCACCACCGGCTGAAATTCCTGAGCGATTCATAATGCCACCTGAGAAACACCATATGAGCCACATTCCACCAAAGCAGCACATCATGATGCCACCACCTCCTTTACAGCACGTGCCACACGAGCACTATAACCAGCCACACGAAGACATTCGTGCGCCTCCTGCAGAGATGTCAATGGCTCCGCCACCACCTCGCCCAGTCAGTCAGGACACCTTCCGCATTTCAACACGAAAACACAGCAACTTAATAACTGTCCCTATTCAGGATGATTCGAATTCAGGTGCTCGAGAACCACCTCCACCAGCCCCTGCACCTGCTCATCATCATCCCGAATACCAGGGCCAACCAGTGGTATCGCACCCTCACCATATTATGCCTCCACAGCAACATTATGCACcgcccccaccaccacctccaccaATAAGCCATCCGCTGCAGCatcctccccaggcagcaggtACTCCTCACATGGTGTATAGCCAAGCTCCTCCGCCACCAatgacctctgctcctcctccgATAACCCCACCACCGGGACATATAATTGCCCAGATGCCACCATATATGAATCATCCTCCTCCAGGacctccccctcctcagcatgGAGGCCCACCTGTAAATGTAAACGCACCCCCTCCCCATCACTATAATCCCAACTCTTTGCCACAGTTCAGTGAAGATCAAGGAACTCTTAGCCCTCCTTTCACACAGCCCGGGGGAATGAGTCCAGGGATATGGCCAGCTCCAAGGGGCCCGCCTCCACCTCCAAGGATGCAAGGGCCTCCTGCTCAGGCCCCGCTTCCTGGACCACACCACCCTGACCAAGCCAGATACAGACCCTATTACCAATGA
- the CBLL1 gene encoding E3 ubiquitin-protein ligase Hakai isoform X1 gives MDHNDNDLQGTNSSGSLGGLDVRRRIPIKLISKQTNKTKPAPRTPRNMNRMPSKTQAGDEEEFDYNEEERYECKGGEMFGNQRRFPGPIFWDYKINLLGEKDDTPVHFCDKCGLPIKMYGRMIPCKHVFCYDCAILHEKKGDKMCPGCNEPVQRIEQCVRGSLFMCSIVQGCKRTYLSQRDLQAHINHRHMRAGKPVTRPPIEPVHPPIAPPPAEIPERFIMPPEKHHMSHIPPKQHIMMPPPPLQHVPHEHYNQPHEDIRAPPAEMSMAPPPPRPVSQDTFRISTRKHSNLITVPIQDDSNSGAREPPPPAPAPAHHHPEYQGQPVVSHPHHIMPPQQHYAPPPPPPPPISHPLQHPPQAAGTPHMVYSQAPPPPMTSAPPPITPPPGHIIAQMPPYMNHPPPGPPPPQHGGPPVNVNAPPPHHYNPNSLPQFSEDQGTLSPPFTQPGGMSPGIWPAPRGPPPPPRMQGPPAQAPLPGPHHPDQARYRPYYQ, from the exons ATGGACCACAATG aCAATGATTTGCAAGGAACAAATAGTTCAGGATCATTGGGTGGTCTTGATGTTCGTAGAAGAATCCCTATAAAGCTTATCTCAAAACAGACCAATAAAACCAAACCTGCGCCTCGAACTCCAAGAAATATGAACAGAATGCCTTCAAAGACACAAGCTGGTGATGAAG AAGAATTTGATTATAATGAAGAGGAGCGATATGAATGCAAAGGAGGTGAAATGTTTGGCAATCAAAGGAGATTCCCTGGACCCATCTTTTGGGACTACAAG ATAAACTTGCTGGGGGAAAAGGATGATACACCGGTCCACTTCTGTGATAAGTGTGGATTGCCCATCAAAATGTATGGACGCATG ATACCTTGCAAGCATGTTTTCTGCTATGACTGTGCTATACTACATGAGAAAAAGGGAGACAAGATGTGTCCTGG CTGTAATGAACCTGTGCAGCGAATCGAGCAGTGTGTCCGAGGGTCTCTCTTCATGTGTAGCATTGTTCAAGGGTGCAAGAGAACTTACCTGTCACAGAGGGACTTACAAGCTCACATCAACCACCGTCATATGAGAGCTGGAAAGCCAGTGACTCGTCCTCCGATTGAACCTGTACATCCTCCAATTGCCCCACCACCGGCTGAAATTCCTGAGCGATTCATAATGCCACCTGAGAAACACCATATGAGCCACATTCCACCAAAGCAGCACATCATGATGCCACCACCTCCTTTACAGCACGTGCCACACGAGCACTATAACCAGCCACACGAAGACATTCGTGCGCCTCCTGCAGAGATGTCAATGGCTCCGCCACCACCTCGCCCAGTCAGTCAGGACACCTTCCGCATTTCAACACGAAAACACAGCAACTTAATAACTGTCCCTATTCAGGATGATTCGAATTCAGGTGCTCGAGAACCACCTCCACCAGCCCCTGCACCTGCTCATCATCATCCCGAATACCAGGGCCAACCAGTGGTATCGCACCCTCACCATATTATGCCTCCACAGCAACATTATGCACcgcccccaccaccacctccaccaATAAGCCATCCGCTGCAGCatcctccccaggcagcaggtACTCCTCACATGGTGTATAGCCAAGCTCCTCCGCCACCAatgacctctgctcctcctccgATAACCCCACCACCGGGACATATAATTGCCCAGATGCCACCATATATGAATCATCCTCCTCCAGGacctccccctcctcagcatgGAGGCCCACCTGTAAATGTAAACGCACCCCCTCCCCATCACTATAATCCCAACTCTTTGCCACAGTTCAGTGAAGATCAAGGAACTCTTAGCCCTCCTTTCACACAGCCCGGGGGAATGAGTCCAGGGATATGGCCAGCTCCAAGGGGCCCGCCTCCACCTCCAAGGATGCAAGGGCCTCCTGCTCAGGCCCCGCTTCCTGGACCACACCACCCTGACCAAGCCAGATACAGACCCTATTACCAATGA